In a single window of the bacterium genome:
- a CDS encoding IMP dehydrogenase translates to VDVVAGNVATASGTVDLIKAGADAIKVGIGPGAACSTRIVAGSGVPQFTAVKACVEAAKKYNVPIIADGGIKNSGDVAKAIGAGASAVMIGNMFAGSLESPGEYYIEDGGAFKIYRGLASRDASMDRGAREANAERADRAPEGIGYRVTYKGEVKRILGNLVDGLQSGMSYTGARNLKEFADKAEFVRMTDAGMRESVPRSHQQ, encoded by the coding sequence GTGGATGTGGTCGCGGGAAATGTCGCAACAGCGAGTGGCACCGTTGATTTGATTAAGGCGGGAGCGGATGCGATTAAGGTGGGCATCGGGCCCGGGGCGGCGTGTTCCACGCGCATCGTGGCGGGTTCCGGCGTGCCGCAATTTACGGCGGTCAAGGCGTGCGTTGAAGCGGCGAAGAAATACAATGTACCGATTATCGCCGACGGCGGAATAAAAAATTCCGGTGACGTGGCAAAAGCCATTGGCGCAGGTGCCTCAGCGGTCATGATCGGCAACATGTTTGCGGGAAGTTTGGAATCGCCCGGCGAGTATTACATTGAAGACGGGGGAGCATTTAAGATTTATCGCGGGCTTGCCTCGCGCGATGCTTCCATGGACCGCGGAGCGCGCGAAGCAAATGCCGAGCGCGCCGACCGCGCGCCGGAGGGCATCGGCTACCGCGTCACGTATAAAGGAGAAGTGAAAAGAATCCTCGGCAATCTCGTGGACGGACTCCAGTCCGGTATGAGTTACACTGGCGCCCGAAATTTAAAAGAATTTGCCGATAAAGCGGAATTTGTGCGGATGACCGATGCGGGTATGCGCGAAAGCGTGCCGCGGAGCCATCAGCAGTAA